A single window of Bombus pascuorum chromosome 1, iyBomPasc1.1, whole genome shotgun sequence DNA harbors:
- the LOC132910730 gene encoding uncharacterized protein LOC132910730 yields MEEARHAWATLKSVRKLTLLNGNGNGNDNGNGVNGNSTTVWYDIPAPVIIHCCQELPDASKLDRVEPIEERTSVATTNEESTTDTRDNKGPEKRGDEKEGENRHRNTVELTAVTSVKTDDDGVPKISFSFLHSDDKPRTAVVERATVTGETATTWTTATVTTNKNDEDTSTRDELYDFPRNSYVHDEIESEKAVESERESEVAKDDEEIRGTSPAKLHGESAEIRNVTDSQDSKESRGASRQEVTSAEKASDPTIAINVANSQGKTDPCDPTNRRKRHCDGSNARSDGYDASMPAAGCSYSDVECSNDSLSNAVTRREERYPKKLRLGKAWEKMRNWLRDETSRINEVVNKHARLQAVGALSEESCSVTVPNGNSASYDLTKARTPELGSITRVEEFGLSSVSQEHLKSSSSSPETVIVSSKTNVALHRASTKNTGLGKMIATSDNVLNEKSELSIVPVSFSMDKLCSDTEIDETHDAATAAEIDSRDHARKAGLIKRRMLGSIRGLMASTHLLHSVSVHETEEGGQGGFEDVRRYVKQGGDFCKELASILHERAELEATYAKGLSKLSNKLTKACAKDQGGNGSGGVNEAWRCVGEEMEAAAEAHRIWGITLSEQLAKPIRVGVAEAQGRSRKSIENSVDKAGKSLHEWRNIAIKSKKQSFACARENERLQDLARLQSISQSQQSNNKSSTHHMTEKEVSKLEARRRKAEDSSRRADTEFYTVSVRAERARLEYESTMRKGAKQMELLEEERLSALKDLANVYLAHLQALAPRLQQSADRLAAPIRNCNVSQDIEILKNLIRRVESNDGCNAEQLLPDFYAEHVTLAMNRERRKQALVRVLHLIRQDLERERRGREGLETLHRAFIATPAFAADESTQNVTEKLHHMRSMLLYLEAARYKVGGTLAEVEGSKRDKHPLAEHILVSRDKQGLQQSVLKIPSWAKNESFEIQEDEDEMDVHLVKDHDTESRHWADRTAGDGNSENPPDEDDFSDFDEFSSHSEDNNNQDVDATETSGKSDATEQCRAIYQYSANLNDELSLSPGDLITVHQKQPDGWWIGECRGRTGIFPATYVQVIN; encoded by the exons atggaagaagCGAGACACGCATGGGCTACTTTAAAGTCAGTCAGAAAGTTAACACTGTTGAACGGTAATGGTAATGGCAACGACAACGGTAACGGCGTAAATGGAAATTCCACGACAGTGTGGTACGATATTCCCGCGCCCGTAATAATACATTGTTGCCAAGAATTGCCAGATGCGTCCAAGTTGGACCGCGTCGAGCCGATCGAGGAAAGAACGAGCGTCGCGACTACGAACGAAGAGTCGACAACCGATACTCGGGATAACAAAGGGCCGGAAAAACGCGGAGACGAGAAGGAAGGAGAGAACCGACATAGAAACACAGTGGAATTGACCGCGGTCACGTCGGTAAAAACCGACGATGACGGAGTGCCGAAGATCAGCTTCAGTTTCCTACATTCGGACGACAAACCTCGAACGGCTGTCGTCGAACGAGCTACGGTTACAGGAGAAACTGCTACGACGTGGACGACCGCGACCGTGACCACGAACAAGAACGACGAAGATACGTCGACGCGAGACGAACTGTACGACTTTCCTAGGAATTCGTACGTCCACGACGAAATCGAAAGCGAGAAAGCGGTAGAAAGTGAACGCGAGTCAGAAGTCGCTAAGGACGACGAGGAGATTCGCGGCACGAGTCCAGCGAAATTGCACGGGGAATCGGCCGAGATTCGAAACGTAACCGATTCGCAGGATTCGAAAGAATCGCGCGGCGCGTCCCGCCAAGAGGTCACGTCCGCGGAGAAAGCGAGCGATCCGACGATCGCGATCAACGTCGCGAATTCGCAAGGAAAAACGGATCCGTGCGATCCaacgaatcgaagaaaaaggCATTGCGACGGATCGAACGCGCGAAGCGACGGATACGATGCTTCTATGCCAGCGGCGGGCTGCTCTTATTCGGACGTCGAGTGCTCGAACGACTCTCTCTCGAACGCGGTGACCCGCCGAGAGGAACGTTATCCAAAG aaacttCGGCTGGGCAAGGCATGGGAGAAAATGCGAAACTGGCTAAGGGACGAAACGTCTCGGATCAACGAGGTGGTGAACAAACACGCGCGATTGCAAGCCGTCGGTGCTCTTTCCGAAGAATCGTGTAGCGTGACCGTTCCGAATGGTAACAGCGCGTCCTACGATCTGACCAAGGCGAGAACTCCGGAATTAGGATCGATCACTAGGGTCGAGGAATTCGGTTTGTCCTCCGTTTCGCAAGAGCATCTAAAAAGCTCGTCATCTTCTCCCGAAACCGTGATCGTATCGTCGAAAACGAACGTCGCTCTCCATCGAGCATCAACGAAAAACACTGGCTTGGGAAAAATGATCGCCACCTCGGACAACGTGTTAAACGAGAAGAGCGAACTGAGTATCGTTCCGGTTTCCTTCAGCATGGACAAGCTCTGTTCCGATACGGAAATCGACGAGACGCACGATGCAGCGACCGCTGCCGAGATCGACAGCAGGGATCATGCTCGAAAAGCCGGCTTAATTAAGAGGAGAATGCTGGGGTCAATCAGAGGGTTAATGGCCTCCACTCATCTTCTACACTCGGTCTCCGTTCACGAGACCGAAGAG GGTGGACAAGGTGGATTCGAAGATGTTCGAAGGTACGTGAAACAGGGTGGAGATTTCTGCAAGGAATTGGCATCGATCCTGCACGAAAG AGCGGAATTGGAAGCGACTTATGCCAAAGGACTCAGCAAACTGAGCAACAAACTGACCAAGGCGTGCGCAAAGGATCAAG GTGGCAACGGGAGCGGAGGTGTGAACGAAGCATGGAGATGCGTCGGCGAGGAGATGGAGGCTGCCGCGGAAGCTCATAGGATCTGGGGAATTACGCTTAGCGAACAACTCGCCAAACCGATCAGA GTAGGAGTAGCAGAGGCTCAAGGACGTTCGAGGAAATCTATCGAGAATTCCGTGGATAAGGCCGGGAAGTCTCTTCACGAGTGGCGTAACATCgcaataaaaagtaaaaaacaaaGTTTCGCTTGTGCACGGGAAAACGAGAGGTTGCAAGATCTCGCGAGGCTGCAATCGATCAGTCAGAGTCAGCAGAGCAATAACAAATCGTCGACCCATCATATGACGGAGAAGGAGGTCAGTAAGCTCGAAGCGAGGAGGAGAAAGGCCGAGGACTCGTCTCGTAGGGCGGACACGGAGTTTTACACGGTGAGCGTGAGAGCTGAGAGAGCTAGGCTCGAGTACGAGAGCACCATGAGGAAAGGAGCCAAACAAATGGAACTTCTCGAAGAGGAACGATTGAGCGCTCTTAAAGATCTCGCGAACGTTTATTTAGCCCATCTGCAAGCCCTAGCTCCCCGTCTGCAACAG AGTGCAGACCGCTTGGCAGCTCCTATACGTAACTGTAACGTGTCCCAAGACATCGAAATCTTGAAGAATCTTATACGCAGAGTAGAGAGCAACGACGGGTGTAACGCCGAGCAATTGCTCCCTGACTTTTATGCCGAACACGTTACTCTAGCGATGAACAGAGAACGTCGGAAACAAGCGCTGGTAAGAGTCCTTCATCTGATCAGACAGGACTTGGAGCGCGAGAGGCGCGGCAGGGAAGGTTTGGAAACTCTTCACCGAGCTTTCATCGCAACACCGGCATTCGCGGCGGATGAGAGCACGCAAAACGTAACGGAAAAACTACACCAT ATGCGTTCTATGTTATTGTATTTGGAGGCAGCGAGGTATAAAGTTGGAGGAACATTGGCCGAAGTAGAAGGCAGTAAACGAGACAAACATCCGTTGGCCGAACATATTTTAGTTTCAAGGGATAAACAGGGTTTGCAGCAAAGTGTCCTTAAG ATTCCTTCTTGGGCAAAGAACGAATCGTTTGAGATTCAGGAGGATGAAGACGAAATGGATGTTCATCTCGTAAAGGATCACGATACCGAGAGTCGTCATTGGGCCGATCGAACAGCTGGCGATGGAAACTCGGAGAATCCACCGGACGAGGATGACTTCAGCGATTTCGACGAATTCAGTAGTCATTCCGAGGACAATAATAATCAAGACGTCGATGCCACCGAAACGAGTGGCAAGTCCGACGCAACGGAGCAATGTAGAGCAATCTATCAATACTCGGCAAATTTAAACGACGAGCTTAGCTTAAGTCCTGGGGACTTGATAACGGTACATCAAAAACAACCAGACGGTTGGTGGATAGGAGAGTGTAGAGGACGAACTGGAATATTTCCAGCCACTTACGTACAAGTTATTAATTGA
- the LOC132911050 gene encoding LOW QUALITY PROTEIN: prostaglandin E synthase 3 (The sequence of the model RefSeq protein was modified relative to this genomic sequence to represent the inferred CDS: deleted 1 base in 1 codon), whose product MATVTARKLNLETLSNHGSTARYVSALCLFASYGTKLLNMTQEGQLPPPPVMWAQRKEILFVTICLEDCKDPAINIEPQMIYFKGVGGTEQKMHEVTINLYGEVIPNRTIQNLRGRTIELVLVKKEEGPYWPRLTKEKTKAHWLKSDFNKWKDEDDSDDEGGMEGSGNDLEEMMRQMGGLGGSGDSKPNFDDLDALGDEEGDGMDSDDDDLPDLLE is encoded by the exons ATGGCCACGGTTACGGCAAGAAAG TTGAATCTCGAAACACTCTCGAATCACGGATCTACGGCGCGATACGTAAGTGCTCTATGTTTGTTTGCTTCTTACGGAACGAAGCTCTTG AATATGACTCAAGAAGGCCA ATTGCCTCCCCCGCCTGTTATGTGGGctcagagaaaagaaattttatttgttactaTCTGTCTAGAAGATTGCAAAGATCCTGCAATTAACATTGAACCACaaatgatatatttcaaaGGAGTAGGTGGAACTGAACAAAAAATGCATGAAGTAACGATTAACCTATATGGAGAAGTTATTCCAAATAGAACTATTCAAAATCTAAGAGGAAGGACTATAGAGTTAGTTCttgttaaaaaagaagaaggtcCATATTGGCCAAgattaacaaaagaaaaaacgaaagccCATTGGTTAAAAAGCGATTTCAATAAATGGAAGGATGAAGATGATAGTGACGATGAAGGTGGAATGGAAGGAAGTGGCAACGATTTGGAAGAA ATGATGCGACAGATGGGTGGTCTAGGAGGATCGGGAGATAGCAAACCGAACTTCGATGATTTAGATGCTTTAGGAGATGAAGAAGGGGATGGAATGGATAGCGATGACGACGATCTACCCGATCTGCTGGAATGA
- the LOC132911065 gene encoding INO80 complex subunit C isoform X3, translating into MKFRSTSTTGKKRTWRSLKQVLAQERTLPWPVEVVHYSSINAPPSFRPAKKYSDISGLPARYTDPQTKLYYATAEEFATVRSLPMDITAGYLALRGASSIVG; encoded by the exons atg aaatttCGATCTACTAGTACCACTGGAAAGAAACGGACTTGGCGCTCATTAAAACAAGTGCTGGCTCAAGAACGCACTTTACCATGGCCTGTAGAAGTAGTGCATT ATAGTTCTATTAATGCACCGCCAAGCTTCAGGCCAGCAAAGAAATATTCTGATATTTCTGGGTTACCC GCACGATATACAGATCCACAAACTAAATTATACTATGCAACGGCAGAAGAATTTGCAACAGTCCGAAGTCTACCAATGGATATAACTGCTGGATATTTAGCATTGCGCGGCGCTTCCAGTATCGTTGGATAA
- the LOC132911065 gene encoding INO80 complex subunit C isoform X2 has protein sequence MKFRSTSTTGKKRTWRSLKQVLAQERTLPWPVEVVHYSSINAPPSFRPAKKYSDISGLPARYTDPQTKLYYATAEEFATVRSLPMDITAGYLALRGASSIVG, from the exons ATG aaatttCGATCTACTAGTACCACTGGAAAGAAACGGACTTGGCGCTCATTAAAACAAGTGCTGGCTCAAGAACGCACTTTACCATGGCCTGTAGAAGTAGTGCATT ATAGTTCTATTAATGCACCGCCAAGCTTCAGGCCAGCAAAGAAATATTCTGATATTTCTGGGTTACCC GCACGATATACAGATCCACAAACTAAATTATACTATGCAACGGCAGAAGAATTTGCAACAGTCCGAAGTCTACCAATGGATATAACTGCTGGATATTTAGCATTGCGCGGCGCTTCCAGTATCGTTGGATAA
- the LOC132911065 gene encoding INO80 complex subunit C isoform X1 → MVNEEVVEFNKKSQPVYKNPIFQQKFRSTSTTGKKRTWRSLKQVLAQERTLPWPVEVVHYSSINAPPSFRPAKKYSDISGLPARYTDPQTKLYYATAEEFATVRSLPMDITAGYLALRGASSIVG, encoded by the exons atggtaaATGAAGAAGTAGTggaatttaataagaaatcaCAACCAGTTTACAAGAATccaatttttcaacagaaatttCGATCTACTAGTACCACTGGAAAGAAACGGACTTGGCGCTCATTAAAACAAGTGCTGGCTCAAGAACGCACTTTACCATGGCCTGTAGAAGTAGTGCATT ATAGTTCTATTAATGCACCGCCAAGCTTCAGGCCAGCAAAGAAATATTCTGATATTTCTGGGTTACCC GCACGATATACAGATCCACAAACTAAATTATACTATGCAACGGCAGAAGAATTTGCAACAGTCCGAAGTCTACCAATGGATATAACTGCTGGATATTTAGCATTGCGCGGCGCTTCCAGTATCGTTGGATAA
- the LOC132911008 gene encoding uncharacterized protein LOC132911008: MFEILKFNMDKFIHTFIQNLGLRIESHACKKFNKITYISNMNKSYIAKQLYSAEEIKDINIQQDLDFSSEENIKYFMEKHVNLFDKLTYLNNAQILTSHLKNINTMILQKIKLRWKYNGSIKKREIKTWNKIVTYNKKLGTNLANKLSGSQGKLLSSSGCKRKYVNFSNYKRYKFKKAALENFKLLYHNTTISNDHRSDNILVTDNDKKTSFLRHSLPNIMINITNKQIEMTEQFLWLYVKDVEYMKRNIQVTLHIAKNSKYNYDTKNQIEYNQVLCHHAILCLIEPSDKGAVLIEDNLPVIVQKYLVHGYKYHFDFQRYFMKDEHNILA, from the exons ATGTttgagatattaaaattcaatatggATAAATTTATACACACATTTATACAGAATTTAGGTTTAAGAATTGAATCTCATGCCTGCAAGAAGTTTAACAAgattacatatatatcaaatatgaataaatcttatatAGCAAAGCAACTATATTCtgcagaagaaataaaagatattaatatacagcAAGATTTGGATTTTTCTAGTgaagaaaacataaaatatttcatggaaAAGCATGTTAATCTCTTTGATAAACTcacttatttaaataatgcaCAAATTTTAACCTCTCAtttgaagaatattaatacaatGATTCTTCAGAAAATAAAGCTAAGATGGAAATATAATGGAAGtataaaaaagagagaaattaaAACATGGAACAAAATTGTAACTTACAACAAGAAACTAGGAACAAATTTAGCAAATAAATTGAGTGGGTCACAGGGCAAATTATTATCCTCTTCAGGATGCAaacgaaaatatgtaaatttctctaattataaaagatataaatttaaaaaggctgctcttgaaaattttaaactaCTTTACCATAACACAACAATATCCAATGATCACAGAAGTGATAACATTTTAGTAACAGATAACGATAAGAAAACATCTTTTCTTAGGCACAGTTTACCAAACATTATGATAAATATCACAAACAAGCAAATAGAAATGactgaacaatttttatggTTGTATGTAAAAGATGTagaatatatgaaaagaaACATACAAGTTACTCTTCATATCGCAAAG aattcaaaatataattatgatacaAAGAACCAGATAGAATATAATCAAGTACTTTGTCATCATGCAATTCTATGTTTAATTGAACCAAGTGATAAGGGTGCTGTTTTAATTGAAGATAATTTACCAGTTATTGTTCAAAAATATCTCGTACATGGTTATAAATACCATTTTGATTTTCAGAGGTATTTTATGAAAGACGAACATAATATATTAGCTTAG
- the LOC132911038 gene encoding triosephosphate isomerase has translation MGRKFFVGGNWKMNGTKSEIDGIVAFLKNGPLDSNVEIVVGVPSIYLTYVKNILPNNVSIAGQNTYKVAKGAFTGEISPVMLLDNGIPWVILGHSERRNVFGETDELIAEKVAHALEAGLKVIACIGEKLEEREAGKTEEVVFRQTKAIADKIKSWDNVVLAYEPVWAIGTGKTATPQQAQEVHEKLRDWFSKNVNQTVAETVRIIYGGSVTAGNAKDLAKEKDIDGFLVGGASLKPDFVQIVNAKQ, from the exons ATGGGCCGAAAATTTTTTGTCGGTGGTAATTGGAAAATGAACGGTACCAAGAGTGAAATAGATGGTATCGTTGCCTTTTTAAAAAACGGTCCACTTGATTCAAATGTTG aGATTGTTGTTGGCGTACCATCAATATACTTAACGTATGTTAAGAATATATTACCTAACAATGTTAGTATTGCTGGACAAAATACATACAAGGTTGCCAAAGGAGCATTTACAGGAGAAATAAGTCCTGTCATGCTTTTGGACAATGGAATCCCATGGGTAATTCTTGGTCACTCTGAGCGTAGAAATGTCTTTGGTGAAACAGATGAATTAATAGCAGAAAAAGTAGCCCATGCTTTAGAAGCTGGATTAaag GTGATAGCATGTATTGGAGAGAAATTGGAAGAGAGAGAAGCCGGTAAAACAGAGGAAGTAGTCTTTAGGCAAACTAAAGCTATTGCAGATAAAATCAAATCATGGGACAATGTAGTTCTTGCCTATGAACCAGTCTGGGCAATTGGAACAGGCAAAACAGCTACACCACAACAAGCTCAAGAAGTCCACGAAAAGTTGAGAGATTGGTTCTCTAAAAATGTCAATCAAACTGTAGCAGAAACTGTTAGAATTATCTATGGAGGTTCAGTAACAGCAGGAAACGCGAAAGACTtggcaaaagaaaaagatatagatGGATTTTTAGTTGGAGGGGCATCTTTAAAACCTGACTTTGTACAAATCGTCAATGCTAAGCAGTGA
- the LOC132911058 gene encoding large ribosomal subunit protein bL20m — MVFLTAQLFVRCRGPDEFWRKRQIFKLAAHYIGRRRNCYDIAIRNVHRALLKSTIGRELKKEDMKEIWETRINSAAKEHNSNIKILLEGLNRCNILLNRKSLSILAVWEPRTFKCLSDIACAKTKLGGFKRVANKSMPETVIVKGLIDELD; from the exons ATGGTATTTTTAACTGCGCAATTATTTGTAAGATGTCGAGGTCCCGATGAATTCTGGCGAAAACGTCAAATATTTAAGCTCGCTGcg cattATATTGGAAGGAGAAGAAATTGTTATGATATAGCCATTAGAAATGTACACAGAGCATTACTAAAATCTACAATCGGAAGAGAgctgaaaaaagaagatatgaAAGAG ATTTGGGAAACTAGAATAAATTCTGCAGCAAAGGAACATAATAGCAATATAAAGATTCTATTGGAAGGATTAAAcagatgtaatattttattaaatcgtaAATCTTTATCAATATTGGCTGTTTGGGAACCACGAACATTTAAATGCTTATCTGATATTGCTTGTGCAAAAACAAAACTGGGAGGATTTAAAAGAGTTGCTAATAAATCTATGCCTGAAACTGTTATAGTTAAAGGATTAATTGACGAACTggattga
- the LOC132910936 gene encoding something about silencing protein 10 gives MKNKKSTIKIKEVDEGAMDLEDVDINEVINSEEEYSENERELLRKVRDRQSSESYDSDYEVYGLHNANEQNQDDTENEVQTDSMESDIEGLQEDSTLPNEKAWGKKKKAYYSTDFVDPDYANISQTDLVQAEMEEEEARNIQKRLAEQLDDIDFGLDFIQTRNDDQKAYESTEQFIKTDLSKLSKRQKQIMMQKESPEFIVLVNDFKDHMAEARDSLAPFLKLIKDGILPNCPTVSFIKTKYHLLLNYCINISFYLMLKAKRLPVNSHPIIKRLAQYRQLLNQLESAQGNLIQEIQEMLRAKREGKVLYNILNGNKIDINKQKTYRSKDKANCVKRSTNEIINVDSLESELKTENVNEEKVLCNSKEKMESTDMSDLVVEDQGKRAITYQIAKNKGLMPYRKKEQRNPRVKHRNKYRKAKIRRKGAIREVRKEITRYAGEISGIKASVKKSIKLK, from the exons atgaaaaataaaaagag TacaataaagataaaagaagTGGACGAAGGAGCAATGGATTTAGAAGATGTAGATATAAATGAAGTCATAAATTCTGAAGAAGAATACTCAGAAAATGAACGTGAATTACTTAGAAAAGTACGAGATAGACAGTCTTCGGAAAGTTACGATAGTGATTATGAAGTATATGGATTACACAATGCAAATGAACAGAACCAAGATGATACAGAAAATGAAGTCCAGACAGATTCCATGGAATCTGATATTGAAGGATTGCAAGAAGATTCTACCTTACCAAATGAAAAAGCctggggaaaaaagaaaaaagcttATTACTCTACTGATTTTGTGGATCCTGATTATGCTAATATCAGCCAAACAGATTTAGTTCAAGcagaaatggaagaagaagaggctAGAAATATTCAGAAGAGATTGGCAGAGCAATTGGATGACATTGATTTTGGACTAGATTTTATACAAACAAGAAATGATGATCAAAAGGCATACGAGAGTACAGAACAATTTATAAAGACAGATCTCAGTAAACTTAGCAAAAGACAAAAGCAAATAATGATGCAGAAGGAAAGTCCTGAATTTATAGTTCTTGTAAATGATTTTAAAG ATCACATGGCAGAAGCAAGAGATTCACTGGCACCATTTCTAAAGTTAATTAAAGATGGTATTCTTCCTAATTGCCCCACAGTTTCTTTCATAAAGACAAAGTAccatcttttattaaattattgtatcaATATCTCTTTCTATTTAATGCTGAAGGCAAAAAGATTGCCTGTTAATTCTCATCCAATTATAAAACGTCTAGCACAATATCGTCAGTTATTAAATCAATTGGAATCTGCACaaggaaatttaatacaaGAAATACAGGAAATGTTAAGAGCAAAGAGAGAAGGGAaagtattgtataatatattaaatggcAATAAAATAGACATCAATAAACAAAAGACATATCGTTCCAAAGATAAAGCAAATTGTGTAAAAAGATCTACAAATGAAATCATAAATGTGGATTCTTTAGAATCTGAATTGAAGACAGAAAatgtaaacgaagaaaaggttttgtgtaatagtaaagaGAAGATGGAAAGTACCGACATGTCAGACCTTGTAGTTGAAGATCAAGGAAAAAGAGCAATTACATATCAAATAGCAAAAAATAAAGGTTTAATGCCATATCGTAAAAAAGAACAACGCAACCCCAGAGTgaaacatagaaataaatatcgtaaagcTAAAATTCGTAGGAAAGGAGcg ataagagaagtaagaaaagaaattactcGTTACGCTGGAGAGATATCGGGTATTAAAGCTAGTGTAAAGAAAAgtatcaaattgaaataa
- the LOC132911082 gene encoding 10 kDa heat shock protein, mitochondrial: MAAANAIKRLIPLFDRVLIQRAEAVTKTKGGIVLPEKAQAKVLQGTVVAIGPGQRNDKGEHIPLSIKVGDVVLLPEYGGTKVELEDNKEFHLFRESDILAKLEV, translated from the exons atg gCTGCAGCTAATGCCATTAAGAGACTTATACCTCTATTTGATAGAGTTCTTATACAAAGAGCCGAGGCtgtaacaaaaacaaaaggtGGCATCGTTTTACCAGAAAAAGCTCAAGCAAAAGTCTTACAAGGAACTGTTGTGGCAATTGGACCTGGACAAAGAAATGAT aaAGGAGAACACATCCCTTTAAGTATCAAAGTTGGTGATGTTGTATTATTGCCAGAATATGGTGGAACTAAGGTAGAACTTGAagataataaagaatttcatttattccgTGAGTCGGATATACTGGCAAAATTAGAAGTTTAA
- the LOC132910870 gene encoding heat shock protein 60A-like has protein sequence MHRLPTVLRGAALRQLQARSYAKDVRFGAEVRALMLQGVDILADAVAVTMGPKGRNVILEQSWGSPKITKDGVTVAKGVELKDKFQNIGAKLVQDVANNTNEEAGDGTTTATVLARAIAKEGFEKISKGANPVEIRRGVMLAVDKVKDELKTLSKPVTTPEEIAQVATISANGDKAIGNLISDAMKKVGKEGVITVKDGKTLHDELEVIEGMKFDRGYISPYFINSSKGAKVEFQDALLLFSEKKISSVQSIIPALELANSQRKPLVIIAEDIDGEALSTLVVNRLKIGLQVAAVKAPGFGDNRKATLQDMAILTGGIVFGDDANLVKLENVQLCDLGEVGEVVITKDDTLILKGKGKKVDIDHRADVIRDQIANTTSDYEKEKLQERLARLASGVAVLRVGGSSEVEVNEKKDRVHDALNATRAAVEEGIVPGGGTALLRCIPALKNLKASNIDQETGIKIVANALRMPCLQIAQNAGVDASLVVAKVSDSNLGYDALNDEYVDMIEKGIIDPTKVVRTALTDAAGVASLLTTAEAVVTELPKEEPQMPMGGAGMGGMGGMGGMGGMGM, from the exons atgCACAGATTACCAACTGTATTGCGTGGTGCAGCGCTACGTCAATTACAAGCTCGTTCATATGCTAAAGATGTACGTTTTGGGGCTGAAGTTAGAGCACTCATGTTGCAAGGTGTTGATATTTTAGCAGATGCAGTTGCAGTAACAATGGGTCCAAAAGGACGTAATGTCATCTTAGAACAAAGTTGGGGTAGTCCAAAAATTACTAAAGATGGTGTCACAGTTGCCAAGGGAGTTGAGTTAAAagataagtttcaaaatattggAGCAAAATTAGTACAAGATGTAGCAAATAATACAAACGAAGAGGCAGGCGATGGTACAACTACAGCTACAGTTCTAGCAAGAGCCATTGCTAAAGAAggatttgaaaaaattagtaAAGGTGCTAATCCTGTAGAAATAAGAAGAg GTGTAATGTTAGCAGTTGATAAGGTTAAGGACGAGTTAAAAACCTTAAGTAAGCCAGTAACAACTCCAGAGGAAATTGCACAAGTAGCAACTATCTCAGCCAATGGAGATAAGGCAATTGGTAATCTTATTTCTGATGCTATGAAAAAAGTTGGAAAAGAAGGTGTAATCACCGTAAAAGATGGTAAAACGCTACACGACGAACTGGAAGTTATAGAAGGAATGAAATTTGACAGGGGATATATATCTCCATACTTCATAAATTCTAGTAAAGGAGCAAAAGTTGAATTCCAAGATGCACTATTGCTTTTCAGTGAGAAAAAGATATCATCTGTGCAGTCTATAATTCCAGCATTGGAATTAGCAAATTCCCAACGAAAACCGCTTGTCATTATAGCAGAAGACATTGATGGTGAAGCGCTGTCAACGCTTGTGGTCAATAGATTGAAAATTGGTTTGCAGGTGGCTGCAGTTAAAGCCCCTGGTTTTGGAGACAATAGAAAAGCAACACTTCAAGATATGGCGATTTTGACTGGAGGGATTGTATTTGGCGATGATGCAAATCTcgttaaattagaaaatgtgCAGTTATGTGATTTAGGCGAAGTAGGAGAAGTTGTAATTACAAAAGATGATACACTCATCCTGAAGGGCAAAGGGAAAAAAGTTGATATCGATCATAGAGCAGATGTAATTAGAGATCAAATTGCCAATACAACTTCTGAttatgaaaaggaaaaattgcaAGAACGTTTGGCAAGGTTAGCATCTGGAGTTGCAGTTCTAAGAGTTGGTGGAAGTAGCGAAGTTGAAGTTAATGAGAAAAAGGATCGTGTTCATGACGCTCTTAATGCTACTAGAGCAGCTGTTGAAGAAGGGATTGTTCCTGGAG GTGGTACAGCTCTCCTAAGATGTATTCCAGctcttaaaaatttgaaagcatCAAATATCGACCAAGAAACAGGAATAAAGATAGTGGCAAATGCATTGCGTATGCCGTGTTTACAAATTGCTCAGAATGCAGGCGTAGACGCTAGTTTAGTAGTAGCGAAAGTTAGTGACAGCAATCTTGGTTACGATGCTTTGAATGATGAGTATGTTGATATGATCGAGAAAGGTATTATCGATCCAACAAAGGTAGTGCGTACAGCACTTACTGATGCCGCGGGTGTTGCATCACTACTTACAACTGCAGAAGCAGTGGTTACTGAATTGCCTAAAGAAGAACCTCAGATGCCAATGGGCGGAGCTGGTATGGGTGGAATGGGTGGTATGGGTGGTATGGGAGGTATGGGAatgtaa